Within Oleidesulfovibrio alaskensis DSM 16109, the genomic segment CTGGCCGTATCGGGCGATACCGTCAACGAGGTAATGCAGCGTCAGGCCCGCTGGCGCATCGCCGCGGGGGTACTGTTTCTGGTGGGGCTGGTGCTGGCAAGCACACTCATCATCTACCGGTCGGGGCTTGCCAAAGTGCGGGAAAATGAAGAGCGCCTGCAGATGGCTCTTACCGGCAATCAGGACGGGCTGTGGGACTGGAACATACCGGACGGCAGAGTTTACTATTCTCGCCGCTGGAAAGAAATAATGGGACTTGAAACCGACCAGCAGCTGTCATCGCCCGAAGAATGGTCATCGCGCATTCACCGCGCCGACAAAGAAGAGGTGACAGCCCACCTGCAGGAGCATCTGCGGGGCGGTGTCCCTTACTTTCAGACAGAGCACCGTGCGGTGCGCGCCGACGGGGCTGTCATCTGGGTGCTGGAACGCGGAGCCGTCATAAGCCACGACCGCGAAGGGAAACCCGCCCGTCTGGTAGGCACCACCACCGATGTAACAGCGCGGCGGCAGGCCATGATGGAACGCGACATGCTGTTCCGCAACTCCATAGACCTGCTGGCCATCACGGATGTTGAAGGCAACATACTTGAAGCCAATCCGGCATGGGAAAACATGCTGGGCTGGACCGCTGAAGAGCTGCGCCTGCCGCCCTGTTTCGATTATGTGCACCCCGATGATGTACCCAAGGCTGCGGAAAATTTTGCTTTGCTGATGAAAGGCATTCCCGTACGGGCGCATGAAGGCCGTTTTTTAAAAAAAGAAGGCAGCTGGATTTGGCTTTCGTGGAACGTGCTGCCCGACATGCAGCACCGGCGCATCTATGTAACCGCACGTGACATCAGCAGGCAGAAGGCACACGAGCGCAGGCTACATGAACAGGCATCCACGGACGAGTTGACAGGCATATTCAACCGACGCCGCGTGCTGGACATCGGCAAAGCCGAAGTGGCCCGTTCACGGCGCTTCGGACGCCCGCTGGCATGCCTCATGATAGACATAGACCACTTTAAACAGATCAATGACACATACGGACACGTGGCGGGTGATGCCGTGCTGCGGGGGGTCACGGCCACGCTTTCGGCCGGCCTGCGCCAGAGCGATACGCTGGGCCGGCTGGGGGGCGAAGAGTTCATTGTCTTCATGCCCGAAACAGATGCCGAGGGGGCAATGCATACAGCGGAAAGGCTGCGGCAGGCCGTGGAACAGAGTTCGGTGCTGATGGACGGCGAAGGAGCCAGTCCCGGCATTACCGTCAGTCTGGGCGTAACCGTGCTGGCGCCGGAAACGGCATCGCTGGATGCATTCATTGCTGCCGCCGATGCAGCCCTGTACCGTGCCAAGGAAAACGGAAGAAACAGAGTCGAATTTCAGAGATGAACGCAGCCCGCACTGCACTTTTATCTTGACGTTGGCGCTGTAATATGATGCTAGGCTTTTTTTAAATTGATATCCCCCCGGATATGCCAAGGAGAACCACATGCCCGATATGTTCGATCAGGCCAGCGATCTGGAAACGCGGGAGCGTGAAGCCGCCATTTCCATGGCCCGCAGCAGACTGTCCGGCGGTCCCGGTCCGGAATGGATCGACGGCCGTCCTCACTGCCGCGAGTGCGGAGAAGAAATTCCTGCCGCACGTATCAATGCCCTGCCCAACTGCAGCCTGTGCCGCGATTGTCAGCAGGAAATGGAAAATAACTGATTCACAGACGACAATACCGCTGCGCCCTGAGGCTTTTCAGAATGCTCTGTTTTTAAAAGCGCCTTGCCCGATCATTGCATTTCCTGTATTGCCAATATTCTGAAGTCCGTTATCATGGATTTTGGCACACAGCGGGGAACAATGCTCAGCAAACGTTCGCACCATGTGCGACCAGGCATCCTGACAAGGCTTATGCGTAACAGAGATTTTTTCTATTCGGTTGTATGGAACCTGCTGCTCATCACAGCAGGTTCCTGTATTTTTGCGGTTTCTCTCAAAAGTCTGGCCACGCCTCAGCAATTTGTACCGGGCGGGGTTTTCGGCTTTGCTTCGCTTATCTATTACAAAACGGGATGGCTGGACACAGGTACGCTCAACCTGCTTCTGAATATTCCCATTTTTCTTTTCGGGTATTTCAAAATCAGCAAGCGTTTTGTGCTGTACAGCCTGTACGCAACAGTACTCACATCGGTACTGTTTTCGCTGACAAACTTCACCATTCCCATTCATAACCAGCTGTATGCAGCCGTGGCCGCGGGTGCGCTCAGCGGTTTCGGTGCCGGCATAGTGCTGCGCTCGGTGGGGTCCAACGGCGGCATGGACATCGTATCCATCCACCTGATGCAGAAGTATAATATCGGCGTGGGCAAGACGTCGTTTGCCTACAACCTTGTGCTGTACCTCATCACGGCCACGTATATGAATCCCGATGTGGTGGTGGCATCCATCATCATGGTTTTCATCACATCGGCCACGGTGGAATACACGCTGTCGCTTTTCAACCAGCGCAAGGTTGTCTTCATCATTTCGCAGGACGCTGAAGCCATCTCCAACCGCATAATGAAAGAACTGCACCGCGGGGCAACCATACTCAAAGGGTACGGCGCCTACACCCGCACAGAACGCAATGTTCTGATGAGCGTGATAAACAACATCCAGCTGAAAAAACTTGAAGAAATAGTTTTCACAACCGACCCGAACGCGTTGTTCATCGTGGAAAACACGTTTTCGGTAATCGGAACCGGATTCGGCCAGCGCAAACGCTACTAGCCGCAATCCTGACGACCAATACGGAGTTGAGCATGAAACGCAGTGAAATCAACGCTCTGATAAAAGATACCAAAATATTCTTTGACGCTCTGGGGTTCCGCCTGCCCCGCTGGGCCGGATGGAAGCCCGCGGAATGGAAAGGCAAAGGCGGGCTGGAAGTGGTGCAGAACATGCTGGGCTGGGACATAACCGACTATGGTGCCGGCGACTTTGAAAAAAAAGGACTGATTCTTTTCACCATCCGCAACGGTAACCATGCAGCGGGACATCCCAAGCGCTATGCCGAAAAAATCATGGTGGTCCGCGAAGGACAAGTCTGCCCCATGCATTTTCACTGGTCCAAGACAGAAGATATCATCAACCGCGGCGGAGGCAATCTGGTTATCGAACTGTACAACTCCGACAAGGACGAACAGCTTGCCGATACCCCGGTCACTGTACTCATCGACGGCATTCCGCAGACTGTTCCGGCAGGGGGCACTGTCATCCTTGAACCGGGTGAATCAATCTTTCTGCCGCAGGGCATGTACCACCGGTTTTACGGTCAGCAGGGGCGCGGCAAAGTGCTGGTGGGTGAAGTGAGTTCGGTCAACGATGACAACACCGATAACCGTTTTCTGCACAGCATGCCGCGTTTTCCGCAGATAGAAGAAGATGAGGAGCCTGTGCACCTGCTGGTAACCGACTATCCCGCATGGGTGTAGCCTGCATTTACAGCCCTGCAGAACCTCATGTACTGCCCGTCGTCACAGGCCGCTCCCGCAAGAGAGCGGCCTTTTTTATCCGCATCTCCGCCGGATAAAAAGCAGACGCAGCGTAATGCATGCCAAAGCCGCAGCGACCGGCGAAAAAGCACCCCTTTGCATCTTCCGCTGCGCGGGCACAGTGCGGGCCGCCCGATGCTCCGGCGTGTGGAGAGCAGGCAGCCTGCGGCGGGCAGGCTTATTTTTTACGTATAGGGCAGAAAAGGCGCGGAAAATTATCAGGGCAGCAGACGCAATGCTGCAGGCATCGGCGGCATGGCCCCGTGCGCACCGCACACATACGCGGCCACACTGGCTGCACGGGCATGTATCTGCTCCGGCGGCAGGCCGCACAGCCATCCCAGCGCCAGCGCGGCGGTAAAGGCGTCTCCCGCCCCCACGGTATCCGCCACCTCCACCATTTCGCCGGCATGCTCGTGGCAACTTTCGCCGGTCATCAGCACGCTGCCCTGTGCACCGAGGGTCAGCGCCGCGGCCTGCAGCCCGAAACGGGTCACCAGAGCATGCAGCGCCGCACGGCGCGCAGCTGCATCGCGCAGCACATCCGCCACGCCCAGAGCAGGGGCCAGCACGTCCAGTTCTTCTTCATTAAGCTTAAACACATCAGCCAGCTGCAATGAATCCTGCACCACTTCAGGGCTGTAAAAATTCTGCCTCAGGTTACAGTCAAACACCCGCAGCACAGCAGCATCAGCCGCCTGCAGAAACGACCGGACAGCCGCACGTCCGGCCGGAGTGCGCTGACACAGCGTGCCGAAGCAGATACATGCGGCCCCGCCTGCCAGAGTGTCCTCAGCGCGGGCGGCAGGCAGAAAATCCCATGCCACATCATCGGGAAAAACAT encodes:
- a CDS encoding YitT family protein, giving the protein MDFGTQRGTMLSKRSHHVRPGILTRLMRNRDFFYSVVWNLLLITAGSCIFAVSLKSLATPQQFVPGGVFGFASLIYYKTGWLDTGTLNLLLNIPIFLFGYFKISKRFVLYSLYATVLTSVLFSLTNFTIPIHNQLYAAVAAGALSGFGAGIVLRSVGSNGGMDIVSIHLMQKYNIGVGKTSFAYNLVLYLITATYMNPDVVVASIIMVFITSATVEYTLSLFNQRKVVFIISQDAEAISNRIMKELHRGATILKGYGAYTRTERNVLMSVINNIQLKKLEEIVFTTDPNALFIVENTFSVIGTGFGQRKRY
- a CDS encoding TraR/DksA family transcriptional regulator, which codes for MPDMFDQASDLETREREAAISMARSRLSGGPGPEWIDGRPHCRECGEEIPAARINALPNCSLCRDCQQEMENN
- a CDS encoding diguanylate cyclase, with product MKKHFFPVIMGLVSLIAFVAAMAGFDFTTASEYAAQFSRQQALQVRVATNAIEDQLDMISASGASLAGHARFAIDYGATYQAKLLSAHITRQPNILAYVLMDTPHSLKSVELASVPLSMEAAAYAQEWITQNWSNAPEQLAGNLLKAPLHITPEHQLAGLLYPFSDGKKLLGMSATVVSLTRIIKRYVADLHVDNIGQGYLLADDGTLLFDPDSNNIGKNIFTHIYENAPERMHVFREVLAARSGSGIFDFPDTENSKAQQMLLAWDTVDFAGRRLKVCLAVSGDTVNEVMQRQARWRIAAGVLFLVGLVLASTLIIYRSGLAKVRENEERLQMALTGNQDGLWDWNIPDGRVYYSRRWKEIMGLETDQQLSSPEEWSSRIHRADKEEVTAHLQEHLRGGVPYFQTEHRAVRADGAVIWVLERGAVISHDREGKPARLVGTTTDVTARRQAMMERDMLFRNSIDLLAITDVEGNILEANPAWENMLGWTAEELRLPPCFDYVHPDDVPKAAENFALLMKGIPVRAHEGRFLKKEGSWIWLSWNVLPDMQHRRIYVTARDISRQKAHERRLHEQASTDELTGIFNRRRVLDIGKAEVARSRRFGRPLACLMIDIDHFKQINDTYGHVAGDAVLRGVTATLSAGLRQSDTLGRLGGEEFIVFMPETDAEGAMHTAERLRQAVEQSSVLMDGEGASPGITVSLGVTVLAPETASLDAFIAAADAALYRAKENGRNRVEFQR
- a CDS encoding D-lyxose/D-mannose family sugar isomerase yields the protein MKRSEINALIKDTKIFFDALGFRLPRWAGWKPAEWKGKGGLEVVQNMLGWDITDYGAGDFEKKGLILFTIRNGNHAAGHPKRYAEKIMVVREGQVCPMHFHWSKTEDIINRGGGNLVIELYNSDKDEQLADTPVTVLIDGIPQTVPAGGTVILEPGESIFLPQGMYHRFYGQQGRGKVLVGEVSSVNDDNTDNRFLHSMPRFPQIEEDEEPVHLLVTDYPAWV
- a CDS encoding carbohydrate kinase family protein, which produces MRRPLGVGLGEVLWDMLPDGPQLGGAPANFAYHFNALGGQGMIVSRVGDDDAGRRACRLLAEQGLDVSRISVDPLHPTGRVDVLLSAQGTASYVFPDDVAWDFLPAARAEDTLAGGAACICFGTLCQRTPAGRAAVRSFLQAADAAVLRVFDCNLRQNFYSPEVVQDSLQLADVFKLNEEELDVLAPALGVADVLRDAAARRAALHALVTRFGLQAAALTLGAQGSVLMTGESCHEHAGEMVEVADTVGAGDAFTAALALGWLCGLPPEQIHARAASVAAYVCGAHGAMPPMPAALRLLP